A section of the Pseudomonas lini genome encodes:
- a CDS encoding YigZ family protein, translating into MPFTLSGSCEYREEIRKSRFIALAGPITSAADAQAFIEQHSDLNASHNCWAWKLGDQYRSNDDGEPGGTAGRPILAAIEAQDCDQVAVLVIRWYGGIQLGTGGLARAYGGGANKCLQGAPKIELISRVPVSCACAFGELALVKLRVAELGGLVVEETFTANGVELQLAIGDRQIDTLQTQLADLSRGRILLQR; encoded by the coding sequence ATGCCTTTCACCCTCAGTGGTTCTTGCGAATACCGCGAAGAGATTCGCAAAAGCCGCTTCATCGCCCTCGCCGGACCCATCACTAGCGCAGCTGATGCCCAAGCGTTCATCGAGCAGCACAGTGACTTGAACGCCTCGCACAATTGCTGGGCCTGGAAACTCGGCGATCAATACCGCAGCAATGACGATGGCGAACCCGGCGGCACCGCTGGCCGGCCGATCCTGGCAGCGATCGAAGCGCAAGATTGCGATCAGGTCGCGGTGCTGGTTATCCGCTGGTATGGCGGCATTCAACTGGGCACCGGCGGCCTCGCCCGGGCCTATGGCGGCGGTGCCAACAAATGCCTGCAAGGGGCACCGAAGATCGAGCTGATCAGCCGGGTGCCGGTCAGTTGTGCCTGTGCGTTTGGCGAGTTGGCGCTGGTAAAGCTTCGGGTAGCGGAACTGGGCGGTTTGGTCGTGGAGGAAACCTTCACGGCCAATGGCGTGGAACTGCAATTGGCGATCGGCGATCGGCAGATAGATACCTTGCAAACGCAGCTGGCAGATTTGAGTCGCGGGCGCATTTTGTTGCAGCGATAA
- a CDS encoding TetR/AcrR family transcriptional regulator, with amino-acid sequence MTFEVPAHGGKPASRIRQKNEETIIKAAEDEFARHGFKGTSMNTIAQNAGLPKANLHYYFTNKLGLYVAVLSNILELWDSTFNTLTVEDDPAEALTRYIRAKMEFSRRRPQASRLFAMEVISGGECLSAHFNQDYRTWFQGRAAVFQAWIDAGKMDPIDPVHLIFLLWGSTQHYADFATQICRVTGRTKLTKQDMEDAGNNLIRIILKGCGLTPAI; translated from the coding sequence ATGACCTTTGAAGTCCCAGCCCACGGCGGCAAACCCGCCAGCCGCATTCGTCAGAAGAACGAAGAGACCATCATCAAAGCCGCCGAAGACGAGTTCGCCCGTCACGGGTTCAAAGGCACTAGCATGAACACCATCGCGCAGAATGCCGGGTTGCCCAAAGCGAATCTGCATTACTACTTCACCAACAAACTCGGTTTGTACGTGGCGGTGCTGAGTAACATTCTTGAATTGTGGGACAGCACTTTCAATACCCTGACCGTCGAGGATGATCCGGCAGAAGCATTGACCCGATACATCCGCGCAAAAATGGAATTCTCCCGACGCCGGCCACAGGCTTCGCGGCTCTTCGCCATGGAGGTCATCAGCGGCGGTGAATGCCTGAGCGCGCATTTCAACCAGGACTATCGCACCTGGTTTCAGGGCCGGGCCGCAGTGTTTCAGGCGTGGATCGACGCCGGCAAAATGGACCCGATCGACCCGGTGCACCTGATCTTCCTGCTGTGGGGCAGCACCCAGCATTACGCCGATTTTGCCACGCAGATCTGCCGTGTCACCGGGCGCACCAAGTTGACCAAGCAAGACATGGAAGACGCCGGCAACAACCTGATCCGCATCATTCTCAAAGGCTGCGGCCTGACGCCTGCTATCTAA
- a CDS encoding LysR family transcriptional regulator, with product MSSRRPDPLAQVSDFDIRLLRIFRSVVECGGFSAAESVLGIGRSAISQQMSDLEQRLGLRLCQRGRAGFSLTEEGREVYQSALQLLSALESFRTEVNGLHQHLRGELTIGLTDNLVTLPHMRITHALAQLKERGPDVQIQIRMIAPNEVEQGVLDGRLHVGVVPQASALSGLEYQPLYSERSLLYCAVGHPLFYVDDKQLDDERLNSQDAIAPTFRLPAEIQAHYQALNCTASASDREGMAFLILTGRYIGYLPDHYASLWVQQGRLRALKPKARFYDLSLASVTRKGRRPHLVLESFLESLAATR from the coding sequence ATGAGCAGCCGTCGTCCCGATCCGCTGGCGCAAGTCAGTGACTTTGATATCCGCCTGTTGCGGATTTTTCGCAGCGTCGTGGAATGCGGCGGCTTCTCCGCGGCAGAATCGGTGCTGGGGATCGGTCGCTCGGCGATCAGCCAGCAGATGAGCGATCTGGAGCAACGCCTCGGCCTGCGTCTGTGCCAACGCGGTCGCGCCGGTTTTTCCCTGACCGAAGAAGGCCGCGAGGTTTATCAATCTGCGTTGCAACTATTAAGTGCGCTGGAAAGTTTCCGCACTGAGGTTAATGGCCTCCATCAACACCTGCGCGGTGAGTTGACCATTGGCCTGACCGACAACCTGGTTACCCTGCCCCACATGCGCATTACTCACGCCCTGGCGCAGTTGAAGGAGCGTGGTCCGGACGTACAGATCCAGATCCGCATGATCGCGCCCAATGAAGTCGAACAAGGCGTGCTCGACGGTCGCTTGCACGTCGGTGTGGTGCCACAAGCCAGCGCGCTATCGGGTCTGGAATATCAGCCGCTCTACAGCGAACGTTCGCTGCTGTATTGCGCGGTCGGCCACCCGTTGTTCTATGTCGACGACAAACAACTGGACGATGAACGCCTCAATAGCCAGGACGCCATCGCCCCGACCTTCCGTTTGCCCGCCGAGATTCAGGCCCATTACCAGGCACTCAATTGCACCGCCAGTGCGTCGGATCGCGAAGGCATGGCATTTCTGATTCTGACCGGGCGCTACATCGGTTATCTGCCGGATCATTACGCCAGCCTCTGGGTGCAACAGGGCCGATTGCGTGCACTGAAACCCAAGGCGCGTTTTTATGACCTGAGCCTGGCATCGGTCACACGCAAGGGCCGTCGTCCCCACTTGGTGCTGGAGAGTTTTCTGGAGAGTCTGGCGGCGACGCGTTGA
- a CDS encoding aspartate aminotransferase family protein, giving the protein MNVPENAPTSLASQLKLDAHWMPYTANRNFQRDPRLIVAAEGSWLTDDKGRKVYDSLSGLWTCGAGHTRKEIQEAVAKQLGTLDYSPGFQYGHPLSFQLAEKITDLTPGNLNHVFFTDSGSECADTAVKMVRAYWRLKGQATKTKMIGRARGYHGVNIAGTSLGGVNGNRKLFGQAMMDVDHLPHTLLASNAFSRGMPEQGGIALADELLKLIELHDASNIAAVFVEPMAGSAGVLVPPQGYLKRLREICDQHNILLVFDEVITGFGRTGSMFGADSFGVTPDLMCIAKQVTNGAIPMGAVIASSEIYQTFMNQATPEYAVEFPHGYTYSAHPVACAAGLAALDLLQKENLVQSVAEVAPHFENALHGLKGSKNVIDIRNYGLAGAIQIAPRDGDAIVRPFEAGMALWKAGFYVRFGGDTLQFGPTFNSKPQDLDRLFDAVGEVLNKID; this is encoded by the coding sequence ATGAACGTGCCTGAAAACGCCCCGACTTCCCTGGCCAGCCAGCTCAAGCTCGATGCTCACTGGATGCCCTACACCGCGAACCGCAATTTCCAGCGCGACCCGCGACTGATCGTGGCTGCCGAGGGCAGTTGGCTGACAGACGACAAGGGCCGCAAGGTCTACGATTCGCTCTCGGGGCTGTGGACCTGCGGCGCCGGACACACCCGCAAGGAAATCCAGGAAGCGGTGGCCAAGCAATTGGGCACCCTCGATTACTCGCCGGGCTTCCAGTACGGGCATCCGCTGTCGTTCCAGTTGGCCGAAAAAATCACCGACCTGACGCCGGGCAATCTGAATCACGTGTTCTTCACCGACTCGGGTTCCGAGTGTGCAGACACAGCGGTGAAAATGGTGCGTGCTTACTGGCGCCTGAAAGGCCAGGCCACCAAAACCAAAATGATCGGTCGTGCTCGTGGTTATCACGGCGTAAACATCGCCGGCACCAGCCTCGGCGGCGTGAACGGCAACCGTAAACTGTTCGGTCAGGCGATGATGGATGTCGATCACCTGCCGCACACTTTGCTGGCGAGCAATGCGTTTTCCCGTGGGATGCCGGAGCAAGGTGGTATCGCCCTGGCCGATGAACTGCTCAAGCTGATCGAGTTGCACGATGCCTCGAACATTGCTGCGGTATTCGTCGAGCCAATGGCCGGCTCCGCTGGTGTACTGGTTCCGCCACAGGGTTATCTCAAGCGTCTGCGCGAGATCTGCGATCAGCACAATATCCTGCTGGTGTTCGACGAAGTGATCACCGGGTTCGGCCGTACCGGTTCGATGTTCGGCGCCGACAGCTTCGGCGTGACCCCGGACCTGATGTGCATTGCCAAGCAAGTCACCAACGGCGCGATCCCGATGGGCGCAGTGATTGCCAGCTCCGAGATCTACCAGACCTTCATGAACCAGGCGACGCCTGAGTACGCGGTGGAATTCCCGCACGGCTACACCTATTCCGCGCACCCGGTGGCTTGTGCTGCGGGCCTGGCAGCACTCGACCTGCTGCAAAAGGAAAACCTGGTGCAAAGCGTGGCGGAAGTGGCGCCGCACTTCGAAAATGCGTTGCATGGTTTGAAAGGCAGCAAGAACGTCATCGACATTCGTAACTATGGGTTGGCCGGTGCCATCCAGATTGCGCCTCGCGATGGCGATGCCATTGTGCGTCCATTCGAAGCCGGCATGGCTCTATGGAAAGCCGGGTTTTACGTGCGCTTCGGCGGCGACACCTTGCAGTTCGGCCCAACCTTCAACAGCAAGCCGCAAGACCTCGATCGTCTGTTCGACGCGGTCGGCGAAGTGCTGAACAAAATCGACTGA
- a CDS encoding CoA-acylating methylmalonate-semialdehyde dehydrogenase, whose amino-acid sequence MSLIPHLINGELVTEDGRTADVFNPSTGQAIHKLPLASRETIQKAIDSAKAAFPAWRNTPPAKRAQVMFRFKQLLEQNEARIAQLISEEHGKTLEDAAGELKRGIENVEFACAAPEILKGEYSRNVGPNIDAWSDFQPLGVVAGITPFNFPAMVPLWMYPLAIVCGNCFILKPSERDPSSTLLIAQLLLEAGLPKGVLSVVHGDKAAVDALIEAPEVKALSFVGSTPIAEYIYAEGTKRGKRVQALGGAKNHAVLMPDADLDNAVSALMGAAYGSCGERCMAISVAVCVGDQVADALVAKLVPQVKALKIGAGTTCGLDMGPLVSGQARDKVSGYIEDGVSAGATLVVDGRGLSVAGHEEGFFLGGCLFDNVTPEMRIYKEEIFGPVLCVVRVNSLEEAMQLINDHEYGNGTCIFTRDGEAARLFCDEIEVGMVGVNVPLPVPVAYHSFGGWKRSLFGDLHAYGPDGVRFYTRRKAITQRWPQRASHEASQFAFPSL is encoded by the coding sequence ATGAGCCTTATCCCGCATTTGATCAATGGCGAACTGGTGACCGAAGACGGTCGTACGGCCGACGTGTTCAATCCGTCCACCGGTCAGGCGATCCACAAGCTGCCATTGGCCAGCCGTGAAACCATTCAAAAAGCCATCGACTCGGCCAAAGCTGCGTTCCCGGCCTGGCGTAACACTCCGCCGGCCAAGCGTGCTCAGGTGATGTTCCGCTTCAAGCAACTGCTGGAACAGAACGAAGCCCGTATTGCACAACTGATCAGCGAAGAGCACGGCAAGACCCTGGAAGATGCGGCCGGTGAGTTGAAGCGCGGGATCGAGAACGTCGAGTTCGCCTGCGCGGCACCGGAAATTCTCAAGGGCGAGTACAGCCGTAACGTTGGGCCGAACATTGATGCCTGGTCGGATTTCCAGCCATTGGGCGTGGTGGCCGGTATTACCCCGTTCAACTTCCCGGCCATGGTGCCGCTGTGGATGTATCCGCTGGCGATCGTCTGCGGCAACTGCTTTATTCTGAAACCGTCCGAGCGTGATCCAAGCTCGACGCTGCTGATTGCTCAGCTGCTGTTGGAAGCCGGCCTGCCGAAAGGCGTGCTGAGTGTGGTGCATGGCGACAAGGCAGCGGTGGATGCCTTGATTGAAGCGCCGGAAGTCAAAGCGCTGAGCTTCGTCGGTTCGACGCCGATTGCCGAATACATTTACGCCGAAGGCACCAAGCGCGGCAAACGCGTCCAGGCTTTGGGCGGGGCGAAGAACCACGCGGTATTGATGCCGGATGCGGATCTGGATAACGCAGTCAGCGCACTGATGGGCGCGGCGTACGGTTCGTGCGGTGAGCGCTGCATGGCAATCTCGGTGGCCGTGTGCGTTGGCGATCAGGTGGCGGATGCGTTGGTGGCCAAACTGGTGCCGCAGGTCAAGGCGCTGAAAATCGGTGCGGGTACCACCTGTGGCTTGGACATGGGGCCGCTGGTTTCCGGTCAGGCTCGCGATAAAGTCAGTGGCTATATAGAAGACGGCGTTTCAGCAGGTGCGACCTTGGTGGTGGATGGTCGTGGTCTGAGCGTGGCTGGTCATGAGGAAGGTTTCTTCCTGGGCGGTTGCCTGTTCGATAACGTCACGCCAGAAATGCGCATCTATAAAGAAGAAATCTTCGGGCCGGTATTGTGCGTCGTCCGGGTCAACAGCCTGGAAGAGGCGATGCAACTGATCAACGATCACGAGTATGGCAACGGCACCTGTATCTTCACGCGTGATGGGGAAGCAGCGCGGTTGTTCTGCGATGAGATTGAAGTGGGCATGGTCGGCGTCAACGTGCCATTGCCGGTGCCAGTGGCTTATCACAGCTTTGGCGGCTGGAAGCGTTCGCTGTTCGGCGATCTGCATGCGTATGGTCCGGATGGCGTGCGTTTCTACACTCGTCGCAAGGCTATTACCCAGCGCTGGCCGCAACGAGCGAGCCATGAGGCTTCGCAGTTCGCATTCCCTAGCTTGTAA